In the genome of Treponema pedis, one region contains:
- the murB gene encoding UDP-N-acetylmuramate dehydrogenase — translation MDLKQIPKKSGLPENSLQFNYPLKELTSFKIGGNADIFFTPRTEEELQNGAVFFRLNGIPISVIGGGKNLLISDKGIRGAVISLQHFSEIKIKNENKTEILIEAGAGVLIDELADRAGENSLSGFEDFGGLPGTVGGAIFMNARCYEKSISDILVSARTMVFNPSGIEFETYLFCADDWDYKKSPFQIHTEGIKIPENGKIIVSAVFKMKRADKTEIKAQTELRRKDRIQKGQFRAPSAGSTFKNSRKIGSPSGKVIEEAGLKGFSIGGAQVAPWHGNFVINKGNASSADTLKLIEYIQKTVLEKTGFLLEPEVIFAGEK, via the coding sequence ATGGACTTAAAACAAATACCGAAAAAAAGCGGATTACCTGAAAATTCTTTACAATTTAATTACCCTTTAAAAGAATTAACTTCGTTTAAAATAGGCGGCAATGCCGATATTTTTTTTACTCCGCGCACCGAAGAAGAATTACAAAACGGTGCCGTATTTTTCCGTTTAAACGGCATTCCCATTTCCGTCATAGGCGGCGGAAAAAATCTGCTTATTTCGGATAAGGGAATAAGAGGGGCGGTAATAAGCTTACAGCATTTTTCCGAAATAAAAATCAAAAACGAAAACAAAACGGAAATCCTTATAGAAGCGGGGGCGGGAGTTTTAATAGACGAGCTTGCAGACAGGGCCGGAGAAAATTCTTTATCCGGTTTTGAAGACTTCGGCGGGCTTCCGGGAACGGTCGGAGGAGCGATTTTTATGAATGCAAGGTGTTACGAAAAATCAATTTCCGACATACTTGTTTCCGCACGTACTATGGTTTTTAACCCGTCAGGCATAGAGTTTGAAACATATCTTTTTTGCGCCGATGATTGGGATTATAAAAAATCGCCTTTTCAAATTCACACGGAAGGCATAAAAATTCCGGAAAACGGAAAAATTATTGTATCGGCGGTATTTAAAATGAAACGCGCCGATAAAACGGAAATAAAAGCACAAACCGAATTAAGGCGTAAAGATAGAATTCAAAAAGGACAGTTTAGGGCACCTTCGGCGGGAAGTACTTTTAAAAACAGCAGAAAGATAGGAAGCCCGAGCGGAAAGGTTATTGAAGAAGCCGGTTTAAAAGGTTTTTCTATAGGAGGTGCTCAAGTAGCTCCGTGGCACGGAAACTTTGTTATAAACAAGGGAAACGCTTCTTCCGCCGATACTCTTAAACTTATAGAATATATACAAAAAACGGTCTTGGAAAAAACCGGTTTTTTACTTGAACCTGAGGTTATTTTTGCAGGGGAAAAATAA
- the flgG gene encoding flagellar basal-body rod protein FlgG, translated as MVRSLWTAATGMNSQQANIDTVANNLANVNTSGFKKQRAEFEDLLYQTVKTAGTPATEDTITPVGVQMGHGAKLAATQRIFEQGSLQQTGVTSDIAVQGEGFFRVLQYDGTYAYTRDGSFKIDADRQLVTSNGLRVLPEIIFPEGYRENTITVSRDGRVTVKVGDIDDPIEVGQIELYRFQNNAGLSAEGTNLFRQTPASGQAIPGRPGFNGFGKTEHKFLEMSNVSTISEMVNMIVAQRAYEFNSKAIQTSDNMLGTAVSLKR; from the coding sequence ATGGTTAGAAGTTTATGGACGGCAGCTACAGGCATGAACAGCCAGCAGGCTAATATCGATACCGTTGCAAATAATTTGGCAAACGTAAACACAAGCGGCTTTAAAAAACAAAGAGCCGAATTTGAAGACCTTTTATATCAAACGGTAAAAACCGCAGGTACTCCCGCCACGGAAGATACCATTACGCCGGTAGGAGTTCAAATGGGACACGGTGCAAAACTTGCCGCAACGCAAAGAATTTTTGAACAAGGCTCTTTACAGCAAACTGGTGTAACAAGCGATATTGCAGTACAGGGAGAAGGTTTTTTCCGTGTACTTCAGTATGACGGCACCTATGCTTACACAAGGGACGGCTCGTTTAAAATCGATGCGGACCGCCAGCTTGTAACTTCAAACGGCTTACGCGTTTTACCTGAAATTATTTTTCCTGAAGGATATAGAGAAAATACAATAACGGTAAGCCGGGACGGAAGAGTTACCGTAAAAGTCGGAGACATTGACGACCCTATAGAAGTCGGGCAAATAGAACTTTACCGATTTCAAAACAATGCGGGCCTTTCGGCGGAAGGCACCAACCTTTTCCGCCAAACACCTGCATCGGGACAGGCTATACCCGGAAGACCGGGCTTTAACGGTTTCGGAAAAACGGAACATAAATTTTTAGAAATGTCCAACGTTTCTACAATAAGCGAAATGGTAAATATGATTGTTGCCCAAAGAGCCTACGAGTTTAACTCAAAGGCAATTCAAACAAGCGATAATATGCTGGGTACTGCCGTAAGTTTAAAACGGTAA
- a CDS encoding ribonuclease Z: MNLEAFILGCGGMMPLPYRHLTSVLLRREGDLFLFDCGEGTQVALRRLNLRWKRINAIFISHTHADHITGLPGLLMLSSQVDRDEPMYIFGPPKVAEYVESSCRVLDMYINYEIIVKEINEPGIIFSTDEFQVRAFKLDHTKPCLGYTFEEFERPGEFKPEAAKELKVPCGPLWSKLQSGFSVNAEDGSLVTPEQVMGKKRKGRKFAFVTDTKYLPSIANEVRGADFFVCEGMFEKGMEKDAAEKKHMTCTQAAKIAKDAEVKKMALIHYSPRYTDNDLKNLVEQAREVFPETILSKDKMTIKLEYED; the protein is encoded by the coding sequence ATGAATCTTGAAGCTTTTATTTTAGGCTGCGGCGGAATGATGCCGCTTCCATATAGACATTTAACTTCCGTTTTGTTAAGACGCGAAGGCGATTTATTTTTATTTGATTGCGGTGAGGGTACTCAGGTAGCATTAAGACGGCTTAATTTGCGCTGGAAGAGGATAAACGCGATTTTTATAAGCCATACTCATGCAGACCATATTACAGGCTTACCCGGCTTACTTATGCTTTCTTCACAGGTAGACCGCGACGAACCTATGTATATTTTCGGACCGCCCAAAGTTGCCGAATATGTAGAATCAAGCTGCCGAGTTTTGGATATGTATATAAATTACGAAATTATTGTAAAAGAAATAAACGAACCCGGAATTATTTTTTCTACGGACGAGTTTCAAGTGAGGGCTTTTAAGCTGGACCATACAAAACCGTGCCTAGGTTATACTTTTGAAGAATTTGAGCGACCCGGAGAATTTAAGCCTGAAGCCGCAAAAGAACTCAAGGTTCCGTGCGGCCCCTTGTGGTCTAAGCTGCAAAGCGGGTTTTCCGTAAATGCGGAAGACGGCAGCCTCGTTACTCCGGAGCAGGTTATGGGGAAAAAAAGGAAGGGGCGCAAGTTTGCGTTTGTAACCGATACAAAATACCTTCCCTCAATTGCAAATGAGGTAAGAGGGGCTGATTTTTTCGTATGCGAGGGAATGTTTGAAAAAGGTATGGAAAAAGATGCCGCCGAAAAAAAGCATATGACGTGTACCCAAGCCGCTAAAATTGCAAAAGATGCGGAAGTAAAAAAAATGGCCCTTATTCACTACAGCCCGAGATATACGGATAACGATTTAAAAAATCTTGTCGAACAGGCGCGGGAGGTTTTCCCCGAAACTATTTTATCTAAAGATAAAATGACGATAAAACTTGAATACGAGGATTAG
- a CDS encoding flagellar motor switch protein FliG, whose product MSDIESRMLEKGLIKVPVDEKPKESPYRRVAKFLFIIGTEQAAGVLKQLTKEQVDKVVAELVTIQSIDKSEALQILNEFNAVYTKNKNSLGGVETAKTMLTEAFGSTRAEEILENAVPEKKPVPFEYLQGMSGENLTRILAGELPSSKAIVLSQLEAKQAAEYISSLSDEEEKKEIVLRLAKMQKLDSGILYQVSEALKKKMVDVNLNKTASIDGVSVLAEILRQVDYKTGSNILDSIKEQDENLAGTISDKLVTLDDIIKMNPKHIQYLISPMTGIELARLIHAKSPEFRKAILSNLSKTRAALVLQEEEFISPILKKELNEAADSFLAKIRAEAEKGRIILNFNEEEYV is encoded by the coding sequence ATGAGCGATATTGAAAGCAGAATGCTTGAAAAGGGGCTTATAAAAGTACCCGTTGACGAAAAACCGAAAGAAAGCCCTTACAGGCGCGTTGCAAAGTTTTTATTTATAATAGGAACGGAACAGGCGGCAGGCGTGTTAAAACAGCTTACAAAAGAACAGGTGGATAAGGTCGTTGCGGAGCTTGTTACAATTCAAAGTATAGATAAATCGGAAGCTCTGCAAATTTTAAATGAATTTAATGCCGTTTATACTAAAAATAAAAACTCTTTAGGGGGTGTTGAAACTGCAAAAACTATGCTTACCGAAGCTTTCGGCAGTACCAGAGCGGAAGAAATCTTAGAAAATGCGGTACCTGAAAAAAAGCCTGTCCCTTTTGAATATTTACAGGGAATGAGCGGTGAAAATTTAACCCGTATCTTGGCAGGAGAGCTTCCCTCTTCAAAAGCAATTGTTTTATCACAGCTTGAAGCCAAACAGGCGGCCGAGTATATAAGCTCTCTTTCCGATGAAGAAGAAAAAAAAGAAATTGTTTTGCGGCTTGCAAAAATGCAAAAACTCGACTCTGGAATTCTTTATCAGGTAAGCGAAGCCTTAAAGAAAAAAATGGTTGATGTTAATTTAAACAAAACGGCCTCGATTGACGGGGTTTCCGTTTTGGCTGAAATACTCAGGCAAGTAGACTATAAAACGGGAAGCAATATCTTGGATTCCATAAAAGAACAGGACGAAAACCTTGCGGGAACTATAAGCGACAAACTCGTTACACTTGACGACATTATAAAAATGAATCCGAAACATATTCAATATTTAATTTCACCTATGACGGGAATAGAACTTGCCCGTCTTATCCATGCGAAAAGCCCCGAATTCAGAAAGGCGATTTTAAGTAATCTTTCAAAAACCCGCGCCGCCCTTGTTTTGCAGGAAGAAGAATTTATCTCTCCCATTTTAAAAAAAGAATTAAACGAGGCTGCCGATTCTTTTTTAGCTAAAATAAGAGCCGAGGCGGAAAAGGGGCGCATTATTCTTAATTTTAATGAAGAAGAATACGTGTAA
- a CDS encoding rod-binding protein, whose product MNIAEIKGKAEYMGTNGNSITEKKRQPGEESGQSSFSLIMDNLRTAQNSANIISQNTNNSAFGDTRLPGDYISSFKLQNPGKADYERTAQGMASDFGKSGNMVIQKNEIDKTGELYEKALELESYFVKIMLDSMRKTLSGKTLSGDESFAGKMYTDMMYEELGRNVTKNAGFGLADQIYLELYRKK is encoded by the coding sequence ATGAATATTGCGGAAATAAAGGGTAAAGCGGAATATATGGGGACAAACGGAAATTCAATAACCGAAAAAAAACGTCAACCCGGAGAAGAAAGCGGACAAAGCAGTTTCAGCCTAATAATGGATAACCTTAGAACCGCACAAAATTCCGCAAATATAATTTCTCAAAATACAAACAATTCCGCCTTCGGCGATACCCGTCTTCCCGGCGATTATATAAGCTCGTTTAAACTTCAAAACCCGGGCAAAGCCGATTACGAGAGAACCGCTCAGGGTATGGCCTCCGACTTCGGAAAATCGGGAAACATGGTTATTCAAAAAAATGAAATAGATAAAACCGGCGAGCTTTATGAAAAAGCCCTCGAACTTGAATCTTATTTTGTAAAAATTATGCTTGATTCCATGCGGAAAACCTTAAGCGGAAAAACGCTTTCAGGCGATGAATCTTTTGCAGGCAAAATGTACACCGATATGATGTATGAAGAACTCGGAAGAAACGTAACTAAAAATGCAGGCTTCGGACTGGCAGACCAAATTTATCTTGAACTTTACAGAAAAAAATAA
- a CDS encoding SPOR domain-containing protein, which yields MKKLIVSIVFILSFSCIWAVWEGNGGIGAASDFPAEGLFVRSDMFPKHTLLEITNLEKNITLRAVVVGQSGIPGLLISLSPELGAKLAIASGKVVRVRVVTPSPVQEIGDDGIAAGTSSPESMDLDSNPALLVASETESPEYKAEKPRETDSKAEEPVSSPIVYEEPPETVPPAEEPKPEEPEKEIVPVKETEPEPAPAVPPPVEPVPEKQPEVKLVPEPPVTVYMEPADLRPPIVVSKITKPKKNNEKEPEKVKEISGILKPAEKKEKAEPPVTTVKEPAAPKKEKEAEEPAVSVIPPVTEPEKPQTEPDKEVGYVASIVQPKADEPEEDKKPEEVGHIMEPESVPESPAKEETEEIYEVTEPVKTEEEAPAAVEEKPPVKESLESDKPAEKLKKGELYIQIAVYNDKYSADSAVKNHGKQYPVFVEEDKKRGKTVYTVFIGPLQREETGAVIERFKKLGFEGAFLKRGK from the coding sequence ATGAAAAAACTGATTGTTTCAATAGTATTTATACTCTCATTTTCCTGCATATGGGCAGTTTGGGAAGGAAACGGCGGTATAGGCGCCGCTTCGGACTTTCCCGCCGAAGGTCTTTTTGTAAGAAGCGATATGTTTCCCAAACACACCCTTTTGGAAATCACAAATTTGGAAAAAAACATAACGCTTAGGGCTGTAGTTGTAGGGCAATCCGGAATTCCGGGGCTTTTAATAAGTTTATCCCCAGAGCTTGGAGCTAAATTGGCTATCGCTTCGGGAAAAGTTGTTCGCGTCCGTGTTGTTACTCCGTCTCCCGTACAGGAAATAGGCGATGACGGCATTGCCGCCGGGACATCTTCCCCCGAATCTATGGATTTGGATTCCAATCCGGCCCTCTTAGTAGCGTCCGAAACCGAATCTCCCGAATATAAAGCGGAAAAACCTCGCGAAACCGATTCAAAAGCCGAAGAACCTGTAAGCTCTCCCATTGTTTACGAAGAACCGCCTGAAACCGTTCCTCCCGCTGAAGAACCTAAACCGGAGGAACCTGAAAAAGAAATCGTTCCCGTTAAAGAAACCGAACCGGAACCCGCTCCGGCAGTTCCTCCTCCGGTTGAGCCTGTTCCGGAAAAACAGCCTGAAGTTAAACTCGTGCCTGAGCCTCCCGTAACGGTTTATATGGAGCCTGCCGATTTAAGGCCGCCGATTGTGGTTTCAAAAATAACGAAACCTAAAAAAAATAACGAAAAAGAACCTGAAAAAGTAAAAGAAATATCGGGCATTTTAAAACCTGCCGAAAAAAAAGAAAAAGCGGAGCCTCCCGTAACTACCGTAAAAGAGCCCGCAGCTCCTAAAAAAGAAAAAGAGGCGGAAGAACCTGCCGTTTCGGTAATACCTCCTGTAACGGAGCCCGAAAAACCTCAAACCGAACCTGATAAAGAGGTCGGTTATGTCGCTTCTATTGTGCAGCCTAAGGCTGACGAACCTGAGGAAGATAAAAAGCCTGAAGAAGTCGGTCATATTATGGAGCCTGAGAGTGTACCTGAAAGCCCCGCAAAAGAAGAAACCGAAGAAATTTATGAGGTAACGGAACCTGTAAAGACGGAAGAAGAAGCTCCCGCAGCAGTTGAGGAAAAACCTCCCGTTAAAGAGTCTTTAGAATCCGATAAACCGGCAGAAAAATTAAAAAAAGGAGAACTGTATATTCAAATTGCAGTTTATAACGATAAATACTCTGCGGATTCCGCCGTAAAAAATCACGGTAAACAATATCCCGTATTTGTCGAAGAAGACAAAAAAAGAGGAAAAACCGTTTATACCGTATTTATAGGTCCCCTGCAGCGTGAAGAAACCGGGGCTGTAATAGAACGGTTTAAAAAATTGGGCTTTGAAGGAGCCTTTTTAAAAAGAGGTAAATAA